In Rhododendron vialii isolate Sample 1 chromosome 9a, ASM3025357v1, the following are encoded in one genomic region:
- the LOC131300805 gene encoding receptor protein kinase TMK1-like produces MIFPHFLEKMRNNPLLFLLLLSLLSPLSVHSQTASPADASVMQDLKKSLDSTSSLNWTDPNPCNWPHVGCANDGRITRIQIGHLNLQGSLPASLSALASLTRFEAMFNQLTGPVPSLSGLTSLQFVLLNNNNFTSFPPGFFAGLTNLQQIYIDYNPFAAWELPAALLNASSLQVLSATSANITGPVPDFIGSLSSLTTLHLAFNSLSGPLPGSFAGSSVQSLWLNGQRSSSNLNGSLSVLQNMTYLTEAWLHGNSFTGPLPDFSLTTMLQNLSVRDNQITGPVPETLTSLASLRVVNLTNNLLQGPSPRFGPSVAVDIRGTNSFCLDEAGVGCDPRVDALLSVAQAVGYPARFALYWKGNDPCNPPWPGISCSANGNITVLNFQKMELSGTISPNFLEFASLQVLNLAGNDLTGTIPNQLTTLANLTVLDVSNNNLYGKIPLFRSNVLVKTDGNSDIGKDSGSPPAGTPGSPSGSSPDTPSTSGGGRNKSSSGVVVGSVIGGVCAVLAVGVGVFCVYRAKRKHAGRVQSPNEMVIHPRLSGSENDGVKITIANSGVNGGARSESNYSHGSSGTGPGDIHVIETGSMVISIQVLKNVTNNFSAENVLGRGGFGTVYKGELHDGTKIAVKRMESGVVTEKGLDEFKSEIAVLTKVRHRHLVGLLGYCLDGNERLLVYEYMPQGTLSRFLFHWKEEGLKPLEWSKRLTIALDVARGVEYLHGLAHQSFIHRDLKPSNILLGDDMRAKVADFGLVRLAPDGKVSVVTRLAGTFGYLAPEYAVTGRVTTKVDVFSFGVILMEIITGRKALDETQQEESVHLVTWFRRMHINKETFRKAIDPTLNLDDEETLKSVGTVAELAGHCCAREPSQRPDMGHAVNVLSSLTELWKPSDLETEDMYAIDFDMTLPQAVKKWQALEGTSGVESSASSSFLGSGENTQTSIPTRPSGFADSFTSADGR; encoded by the exons ATGATTTTCCCTCACTTTCTCGAGAAAATGCGGAACAAccccctcctcttcctcctcctcctctctctcctctccccacTCTCCGTCCACTCCCAGACCGCCTCACCAGCCGACGCCTCAGTAATGCAAGACTTGAAAAAAAGCCTCGACTCGACGAGTTCCCTCAACTGGACCGACCCGAACCCCTGCAACTGGCCCCACGTCGGCTGCGCCAACGACGGCCGAATCACCCGGATCCAAATCGGCCACTTGAACCTCCAGGGCTCCCTCCCAGCCTCCCTCTCCGCCCTCGCCTCCCTGACCCGGTTCGAGGCCATGTTCAACCAGCTCACCGGCCCGGTCCCCTCCCTCTCCGGCCTGACCTCCCTCCAGTTCGTCCtcctcaacaacaacaacttcACCTCCTTCCCGCCCGGCTTCTTCGCCGGCTTAACCAACCTCCAGCAAATCTACATCGATTACAACCCTTTCGCCGCCTGGGAATTGCCCGCCGCTCTCCTGAACGCCTCGTCTCTCCAAGTCCTCTCCGCCACGTCGGCCAACATCACCGGACCCGTACCCGACTTCATCGGGTCCCTATCGAGTCTCACCACTCTCCACTTGGCCTTCAACAGCCTCTCGGGTCCGTTACCCGGGTCCTTCGCGGGCTCCTCGGTGCAGTCCCTGTGGCTGAACGGGCAGCGTAGCAGCTCCAACCTGAACGGGTCGTTATCCGTTTTGCAGAACATGACTTACTTGACCGAGGCGTGGCTCCACGGTAACTCCTTTACTGGTCCTTTGCCGGATTTTTCGTTAACCACTATGTTGCAGAACCTTAGCGTGAGAGATAACCAGATTACCGGCCCGGTGCCGGAAACCCTGACGAGTCTAGCTTCGCTTAGGGTTGTGAACTTGACCAATAACTTGTTGCAAGGCCCGAGCCCGAGGTTCGGGCCGTCGGTCGCGGTTGACATTAGAGGGACTAATAGCTTCTGCTTGGACGAGGCTGGAGTAGGTTGTGATCCCCGTGTTGATGCCCTGCTTTCGGTCGCACAGGCGGTGGGGTATCCAGCGCGTTTCGCGTTGTATTGGAAAGGGAACGATCCTTGCAATCCGCCGTGGCCGGGGATCAGTTGTTCTGCCAATGGGAACATTACTGTTTTGAATTTTCAGAAGATGGAGCTTTCGGGTACGATTTCTCCAAATTTCTTGGAGTTTGCTTCGTTGCAAGTACTGAATCTAGCTGGTAATGATCTCACGGGGACTATCCCAAATCAGCTGACTACGTTGGCTAATCTTACAGTACTTGATGTGTCGAATAATAATCTCTATGGTAAAATCCCATTGTTTAGGAGTAATGTGCTTGTGAAAACTGACGGGAATTCTGATATTGGGAAGGATAGTGGCAGTCCACCGGCGGGGACGCCCGGTAGTCCATCCGGGAGTAGTCCCGATACACCCTCGAccagtggtggtggtaggaatAAGTCTTCCAGCGGTGTGGTGGTTGGTTCTGTGATTGGCGGTGTTTGTGCGGTTTTAGCAGTTGGAGTTGGAGTGTTTTGCGTTTACAGGGCTAAACGAAAGCATGCCGGTAGAGTTCAGAGTCCGAATGAGATGGTGATTCACCCCCGCCTGTCGGGATCGGAAAACGACGGTGTTAAGATCACTATTGCCAATTCAGGTGTTAATGGTGGGGCTAGGAGTGAATCAAATTATAGTCATGGAAGTAGTGGAACCGGACCTGGTGACATTCATGTTATTGAAACAGGAAGCATGGTGATCTCAATTCAAGTGTTGAAAAATGTGACTAACAATTTCAGCGCAGAGAATGTGTTGGGAAGAGGTGGGTTTGGGACTGTTTACAAAGGGGAGTTGCACGATGGGACTAAAATTGCAGTTAAGAGGATGGAGTCAGGAGTGGTGACCGAAAAGGGTCTAGATGAGTTCAAGTCTGAAATAGCTGTTTTAACCAAGGTGCGACATCGGCATTTGGTTGGTCTTCTAGGTTATTGCTTGGATGGAAATGAGAGGCTACTTGTTTATGAGTATATGCCTCAAGGGACTCTTAGTAGGTTCCTTTTTCACTGGAAGGAGGAAGGGTTGAAACCTCTCGAGTGGTCGAAGAGATTGACCATTGCCCTTGATGTGGCCAGAGGTGTTGAGTATTTACATGGTTTGGCTCATCAGAGTTTTATTCATAGGGATCTTAAACCGTCTAATATTCTTTTGGGAGATGATATGCGTGCTAAAGTTGCAGATTTTGGACTTGTTCGCCTTGCACCAGACGGCAAAGTTTCAGTTGTAACAAGATTAGCAGGAACTTTTGGGTATCTTGCACCAGAATATGCAG TGACGGGACGAGTAACAACCAAGGTTGATGTGTTCAGCTTCGGAGTGATTCTAATGGAGATAATTACTGGGAGGAAAGCACTCGACGAGACTCAACAGGAAGAAAGTGTTCACCTCGTGACATGGTTCCGTAGAATGCACATCAACAAGGAAACCTTCCGCAAGGCCATTGACCCAACCCTCAATCTTGATGATGAGGAAACCCTTAAGAGTGTCGGCACCGTTGCTGAGCTGGCAGGCCATTGCTGTGCTCGGGAGCCCTCCCAGAGGCCTGACATGGGCCACGCGGTTAACGTCCTCTCGTCCCTCACGGAGCTCTGGAAACCGTCTGATCTCGAGACGGAAGATATGTATGCAATCGACTTCGACATGACTTTGCCGCAGGCAGTGAAGAAGTGGCAGGCTCTCGAAGGCACAAGCGGGGTTGAAAGTTCTGCTTCTTCGTCTTTTCTTGGTAGTGGGGAAAATACCCAGACCAGTATACCGACTCGGCCATCTGGGTTTGCCGATTCGTTTACTTCTGCAGATGGGAGGTGA